From the Flavobacterium gyeonganense genome, the window TCAGAATTGCATTATCTACTTAAAAATCATTACTCCAAAAAAAATCATCAAAAATGATGAGCATGGATATTTTATTGCACATTAAATTTGTTCTATAGCAAAATCAGGTTTATCCCAATCTTTTTTTGTGGGTTAAAATTTAAATTGCTCAGCGTAAGAAATATAAAACTTTATATTTGTGTAAATCTTACGCATTTAGAATATGACTAACATTCAAAATATCAGAGTAGCTGTTGATGCAATTGTATTTGGCTACCAGCACAATCAATTGTATGTCCTTTTAATACAACAGAAATTTGGTACACAGGAATCGTATTGGGCGTTGCCGGGCGGTTTGGTCAAAAATGACGAATCGTTGCAGGATGCAGTAAAAAGAGAATTAAAAGAAGAAACCAATGTTACCGTTACTTATTTTGAACAGCTCTTTACTTTTGGTGATGATGTAAATCGAGATCCGAGAAATCGTGTGATTTCTGTGGCCTATTTTGCCCTGGTTGACCCTTCCAAATTAACCATCAAAGCCGATTCTGATGCCGAACATGCACAGTGGTTCAAAATTAATGAGGTTCCAACCTTAGCATTTGATCATAACAATATTCTAAAAAAGGCTATTGAACGCCTAAAAGCGAAGCTTACTTATGAGCCGGTTGGCTTTGACTTACTGCCTAAAGAATTCCTTTTTTCTGAACTTGAAAACTTATACTGTACCATTTTAGAGAAAGAAATTGACAGACGAAATTTCAGAAAAAAGATATTAAGTTTTGAAATCATTGAAGAAACAGAACAATTTGGATCCTCAAAAAGCGGGCGTCCGGCAAAACTTTTTAAGTTTAACAAATTGAAATATAGTGAATTAACTAAAAAAGGCTTTCACTTTGAAATAAAGTTTGCGTAATTTTTACACAAAATAAATTGTCAATCAAAAATATAATTCTATATTTGCGTATAATTAACGCAAACTAAAAACTATGATACTAAATCTCGACCCAAAATTCGCTCCTATCCTTAACCAGGAAGAAATCCAGTTTCAAAGTTTTACCTTTTCTGGAGGAGAACCACATATTAAAATCAATCCTGATTTTGATACAACACAAAAAGTAACCATAACTCACCGGTTAAATTCATTCAACGATTTAGGTTTGTTGTGTATTACTGTTGATGCTTTACGCAGAATGGACGTTAAAATCATTGATCTTTTTATTCCGTATTTCCCGGCAGCAAGACAAGATCGTGTAATGATTAAAGGAGAATCTTTATCTGTAAAAGTGTATGCAGATATTATCAATACACTTCAATTAAATAAAGTTTATGTTTTTGATGCACACTCTGAAGTTACTCCCGCATTGGTAAACAACTGCGAAGTGGTTCCGAATCATACTTTTATCCAACAAGTTTTAAAGGTAATTGGCGAAAACGTAAAATTGATTTCTCCCGATGGTGGTGCTTTGAAGAAAATCTATAAAGTTTCTGAATTCTTAGGCGGAATTGATGTAGTAGAATGCAGCAAAAGCCGTGACGTAAAAACCGGAAAATTATCTGGTTTCAAAGTGTATGAAGACGATTTAAACGGAATAGATTGTTTGATTGTAGACGATATCTGCGACGGAGGAGGAACTTTCGTAGGATTAGCCGAAGAACTAAAAAAGAAAAATGCAGGTAAATTATACCTAGCCGTAAGCCACGGAATTTTCAATAAAGGATTTGAAGTTTTAGATTGTTTTGACAAAATATTTACAACGAATTCTGTAAAAGATTTTGAAGGTGAAAGTGTTCAGGTAATTGGGCTTGAAACGTTAATTTAAAAAAGTTTCAAGTTTCAGGTTTCAAGTTATCTGCTTAAGGTGAAACCTAAAATAAAATTCTATTAACCGTTTCATGTTTAGCATTTCAGTTTCAAGTTTATTGGAACCTGAATCCTGAAACAAAGAAAACCTGAAACAAAACCACAAAAATTATGAGCGACGATTTAAAACCAAGATTTATTGAATCTTTAAAAAGAAACAATGATCAGATTAGAGAAGACAGAGCCAAAACAATTGGTGAGGATTCTGAATTAATTTACAGAAGAAGAGTCGAAGATATTGAATTAAAAATCAAAAGGCTCGAAAGAGAACAAGAAGGATTAATTGATATTAGTCCGCTGGATAAAAACAGTCTGACTTTTGCCGATTTTCAACCGGAAGCTTTTGTACAAAAAGACATGGAATTATCATTAACAATCAGAAATCTAAATATTCAGTTTGAAGTTACAAAAAAACGATTCGAATATTTATTTGGTAAAACATTTTAGTTATGGGAGGTACAAGATATGATTTAGGAGCTCGTTTAAGCAGAGCAGAAGCAGCAGGTTATGGAAAAAAATCTGCAAGTGAAATTTTCACACAGAATTCTTTACGAATGGCACATGAATCTATGAATCCGAATGGCATAACTTTTCGGGAAGCCAGAGATTCTGAAGTGCATCCCAATTCAGTTCCGATTATTTTAGGACTGGATGTTACGGGAAGCATGGGACATATTCCACACGAATTGATTAAAGAAGGATTGCCAAAATTGATGGGTGGAATTATTCAGGGTGGCGTTCCGGATCCCGCACTTTTATTTTTAGGAATTGGCGATCACGAATGTGACAGATATCCACTTCAGGTCGGTCAGTTTGAATCTGGAGACGAAGAGCTGGATATGTGGTTAACCAGAACGTATATTGAATCAGGCGGTGGTGGAAACGCCGGAGAAAGTTATCTTTTGGCATGGTATTTTGCCGCTTTTCATACCAAAACCGACGCTTTCGAAAAAAGAGGACAAAAAGGATTGTTGTTTACTGTTGGTGATGAACCAAATTTAGGCACACTTCCAGCATCAGCCATAAAGGAAATTATGGGTCAGGGACAACAAACTTATACTGCTCTTGAATTATTAAAAGAAGCGCAAAAACGATACGAAGTATATCATATTAGTGTTTTACATTCTGATCAGGCAATAACAGCAAATGTAGCGTGGAAAGAATTATTGGGACAAAACTGTTTGTCTATCGAAGATCACAGGGAAATTCCAAATATCATTACCAAGATCATTTGCGATAAACATAAAAATTCTGGTTTAGGTTTAGGAACAATTCCGCTTGACGGATTAGATAATATTGAAATGCTCTAGAACATGAAAACAGCAAAAATAGTTATAGGTTTAGGATTTGGTGATGAAGGAAAAGGCATAACAACAGATTTTCTGGCGAGACAAAATCCTGAATCTATAGTTATACGGTTTTCAGGAGGACAGCAAGCGGCGCATACCGTAATGATTAATGGTAAAAAACACATTCATTCGAGTTTTGCGAGCGGTGCACTTAGGGGATTACCTTCTTATTACAGCGAGCATTGCACGATTCATCCACTCTTTTTATATAATGAAAGAGAAGAATTAAAAGAAAAAGACGCTAATCTGGATTTGTACATTCATCCTTTAGCAAAAGTCACCACTCCTTTTGATGTATGGCACAACAGAGGAAATGTGCGAAACATCGAAAACGGAACCTGCGGAAAAGGCATTGGTTCCACCATGAAAAGAAACGAAGGTCCGTATAAATTGTTTGCCATCGATTTGATTGCGCCCCGCGAAATGCTTTTAGAAAAATTAAACCAAATCGCCTATTATTATGGTTTTTTAAACGAAAGTGAAATTGACGAAGAAGTCATTCAATATCTGGAAGCAATCGATAAATTGAAATGGAATATTGTCGATTATACGTTCCTTTCAAAATACGAAAATCTCATTTTTGAAGGCAGTCAGGGAATTCTGCTAGACATGGATCACGGTGTTTTCCCAAATGTAACCTATGCCAATACAACTTCAAAAAATGCCATTGAAATTTGTAATAAACTAAAGATTGAAGATGTAGCAGTGTATTATGTAACCCGAAGTTATGCAACCCGCCACGGACACGGCTGGATGGCAAATGAAGGAGAAATAAAATTAAGAAACAACGAAGAAGAAACTTGTGTTTTTAACGAATACCAAAAACACTTACGATTTGGAAGTCTGAATTATGAACTTTTAAATTATGCTCTAAAACTCGATGCAGCTTACAGCCCAATGGCAAAACGAAATTTGGTTGTAACCTGTATGGATCAGCTGGAGCAGGATTATGAGTTTGAAAGCCTCACAACGGAATTCAATGAAATCTACGGATCATTTTCACCTGATTCGAAAGATTTTAAAAACATTACTTCTTTGTTTCAATAAAAAGAGAAAAATGAAATACACTATAAATACTATAGCTCCGGAAAGTAAGTTTTTATTTTTCTGGGGACATCAGCCAAACAAAGACGGAAAAATCACAAAAACCTGTTTCAGTCAATGGTGGTTAAGTTCTTTTAAAGTAGATAAAATAACTTATAAGACTGCCGAACACTGGATGATGGCCAAGAAAGCAGAATTATTTCAGGATCAGAAAATTTTAGAAAAAATTCTTGAAGCTGATTCTCCAGCTGAAGCTAAAAAATTGGGTAGAGAAGTCAAAAATTATGTTGATACGGTTTGGTTAGAAAACCGATATGAAATTGTAAAAGAAGGGAACTATCATAAATTCAGTCAAAATGCTGATTTGAAAACCTTTTTATTAAATACAAAAGAAAGAGTTTTAGTAGAAGCAAGTCCGGTTGACCAAATTTGGGGAATCGGAATGGCAGGAAACCATAAAGATGCTTTAAATCCTGAAAAGTGGAAAGGCTTGAA encodes:
- a CDS encoding NUDIX hydrolase, giving the protein MTNIQNIRVAVDAIVFGYQHNQLYVLLIQQKFGTQESYWALPGGLVKNDESLQDAVKRELKEETNVTVTYFEQLFTFGDDVNRDPRNRVISVAYFALVDPSKLTIKADSDAEHAQWFKINEVPTLAFDHNNILKKAIERLKAKLTYEPVGFDLLPKEFLFSELENLYCTILEKEIDRRNFRKKILSFEIIEETEQFGSSKSGRPAKLFKFNKLKYSELTKKGFHFEIKFA
- the prs gene encoding ribose-phosphate diphosphokinase encodes the protein MILNLDPKFAPILNQEEIQFQSFTFSGGEPHIKINPDFDTTQKVTITHRLNSFNDLGLLCITVDALRRMDVKIIDLFIPYFPAARQDRVMIKGESLSVKVYADIINTLQLNKVYVFDAHSEVTPALVNNCEVVPNHTFIQQVLKVIGENVKLISPDGGALKKIYKVSEFLGGIDVVECSKSRDVKTGKLSGFKVYEDDLNGIDCLIVDDICDGGGTFVGLAEELKKKNAGKLYLAVSHGIFNKGFEVLDCFDKIFTTNSVKDFEGESVQVIGLETLI
- a CDS encoding adenylosuccinate synthetase, whose product is MKTAKIVIGLGFGDEGKGITTDFLARQNPESIVIRFSGGQQAAHTVMINGKKHIHSSFASGALRGLPSYYSEHCTIHPLFLYNEREELKEKDANLDLYIHPLAKVTTPFDVWHNRGNVRNIENGTCGKGIGSTMKRNEGPYKLFAIDLIAPREMLLEKLNQIAYYYGFLNESEIDEEVIQYLEAIDKLKWNIVDYTFLSKYENLIFEGSQGILLDMDHGVFPNVTYANTTSKNAIEICNKLKIEDVAVYYVTRSYATRHGHGWMANEGEIKLRNNEEETCVFNEYQKHLRFGSLNYELLNYALKLDAAYSPMAKRNLVVTCMDQLEQDYEFESLTTEFNEIYGSFSPDSKDFKNITSLFQ
- a CDS encoding NADAR family protein, with protein sequence MKYTINTIAPESKFLFFWGHQPNKDGKITKTCFSQWWLSSFKVDKITYKTAEHWMMAKKAELFQDQKILEKILEADSPAEAKKLGREVKNYVDTVWLENRYEIVKEGNYHKFSQNADLKTFLLNTKERVLVEASPVDQIWGIGMAGNHKDALNPEKWKGLNLLGFALMEVRDELK